TGGGATTGGACTTGGGTTAGGCCAGCGCCTTGAACAGCAGCGCCGCACCGGATAACGCCAGCAGCCAGCGGCAGATGCGCAGGAACGCGCGTTCATCAAGGAGTCGCTGCACACGATAGCCGAGGTAAACACCAAGGTAGGCCACCGGCGATAGCACCAGCGCGGTCACCAGCAATTCCCGGCTCCACAAACCCGCGAGGGTGTAGGGCACCAGTTTGACCAGGTTCATCACCCCGAATACCACCCCCGCCGTGGCCAGCCAGGTGAGCTTGGGCAACCCGCGCCCGATCAGGTACATATTCAGCGGCGGGCCGCCGGCGTGAATCAGGGTACTGGTAAGCCCCGCTGTAGAGCCCCACAGCCAGGCACTGCCGGGCAGTCGCGCGGCCAGCGGTGCCAGCTTCTGCCAGAAGGCGAACAACAGGCTCAACACCCCCAGTGACAGGGTGAGCGCAAACGGCGATACCCAGGCCAGCAGCCAGCCACCCAGCGCAATGCCGAGCACCGCCGCGGGCAGCAGTTTTTTCAGTTCCTGGGCATTACGGTGCTGCCAGTAATAGGCAATGGTGCGTCCATCCATGATCAGCAGGATCGGCAGCATTAACGCCACTGCGGTTTCCACCGGCAGCACCAGCGCCAACAGCGGCACCGCGACCACGCCGGCGCCGCCGGCAAAGCCGGATTTGGAAATGCCGGTGAGCACCACGCCCAACAGGGCAAGCCCCCAGAACAGGGGGCTGCTACTGATGACGGTCATTGGCTGTCCAGCATGGTCTAGCCCGGCGTGCGCGGCAGGTCGAACCAGAGGGCGCTGACACCTTCTGCGTCCGCTGTCAGTTGCAGGGTTTCTTCCATCACCCCCAGTCCGTCACCGGCGGCGAGCTCGCCATCGTTCACACCGACACCGCCGTCAATCAGGTGCAGGTAGCCCACGCCCTTGTCGGCGGTGAGATCGATGGTTTCGCCAGGCGCCAGTTGCAGGCGGGAGATCGCCGCATCCTGGTGAACCGTCAGTGATCCGTTTGCCCCGTCCGGGGTCACCAGCGGGGTCAGTGCCCCGTTCTGCGCAATCGCTTTCTGTTCATAGCCGGGAGTCAGGTCCCGCTGGTTGGGGATAATCCAGATCTGCAGGAACTTCAGCGGTTCGCTGGTCGAATGATTGAACTCGGAATGGGTGAGCCCGGTGCCTGCGGTCATGCGCTGCACTTCGCCGGCAGGCACCACAAAGCGATTGCCCATACTGTCTTTATGTTCGATCGCCCCTGCCAGCACGTAGGAAATAATTTCCATATCCCGATGGCCGTGGGTGTCAAAACCCGCACCCGGCGCGACGGTATCGTCGTTGATCACCCGCAGCGCGGAAATGCCCATGTGCTTCGGGTCGTAGTAGTGACCGAAGGAAAAACTGTGGCGTGAGTCCAGCCAACCGAAATTCGCCTTGCCGCGCTCGTCGGCACGTCGTAGGTAAAGCATCTTGCCGTCCTCCCTATGTTGGGCCCGTTGTGAATGGCCCGTTTGACTGACATGGCGTCACTATACGAAGGCAGACACCGGGGATAAATTGAATTTATTGGGATAAATCGTTCGATTTAGGGAGGGCGTGCCCGGGCGGGCTGTTACGCAGTTGTGCTGCTGTGCTGTGGCACGGAAGGCAGGCAAACGGCCCCGACGGTATCCGCCGGGGCCACACCAACCGGTTGCGGTTTGGTGTTACTGGTTGGCGTTACTGCTTGGCGGCGATAAACCGATCCATCTGCACTTCCAGCATTTCCATCGGCAGTGCGCCGTTGGCCAGTACGGCATCGTGGAAGGCGCGCAGGTCAAAGCGATCACCCAGTGCCTTTTCCGCTTTCGCACGCAGTTCGCGAATCTTGATTTCGCCCATCTTGTACGACAGCGCCTGTCCCGGCCAGGAGATGTAACGGTCCACTTCCGCACGCACATTCGCCTTGGACAGCGAGGTGTTGTCCGCAAGGAAGTCCAGCGCCTGCTGGCGGGTCCAGCCCTGGGAGTGGATGCCGGTGTCGATCACCAGGCGCGCGGCGCGCCACATTTCATAGCTCAGGCGACCGAACTGCTGATAGGCATTTTCGTAAACCCCCATCTCTACGCCGAGACGCTCGGTGTACAGCGCCCAGCCCTCACCGTAGGCACTCAGGTACAGGCCGCGGCGGAAGTCCGGCACATTTTCCAGTTCCTGCGACAGGGCGCCCTGCAGATGGTGGCCGGGCGCGGCCTCGTGCAGGGTGAGCGCCACCAGTTCGTACATGGGGCGCTGGTCCAGCGCGTGGGTATTCAACCAGTAGGCGCCGCCGCGGGTGCCTCCGATGGCCGCCGGGTTGTACGAGGCGGTGGTGTAGTTGGGGGCGATCTCGTCCGGCACCGGCACCACACCGTAGGGCAGGCGCGGCAGCTTGCCGAAAAATTCGGGCAGGCGGTAGTCGATGCGCTTGGCGATATAGGAGGCCTCTTTCAGCAACTCCCGGGGGGTCTCGGCGTAGAACTGCGGATCGGTGCGCAGGAATTCGGTGAATTCGTCAAAGCCGCCATCAAAGCCGGACTCCGCGATCAGCTGGTTCATTTCCTCACGGATACGCTTCACTTCCGCGAGGCCGATTTTGTGGATGTCCGCGGGCGCCATGTCGAGAGTGACATAAGTGCGGATTGCGTGGCGGTAGTAATCTTCGCCACCGGGCAGGTCTTCTGCGGCCAGGGACTCGCTGGCCGCATTCATGTAGTCACCTTCGAGAAAGGTTGCCACGCGGTCAAACGCGGGAATGGCATGCTCCCGAATAGCCGCGGCAGCGGCCTTCTGCAGGCGCTGTTTTTCGCTGGCCGGGAAGTTATCCGGCAGGTCGGTGAAGGGCTCGTACAGGCTGCTTTCTGTGGGGTCGGCATACACCTGGGCACGCACCGTAGGGGCAATGCCCTGCACCACAATTCTGGGCAGTACGAAGCCGTCGGCAATGCCCGCGCGCATATTCGCCAGGTTCTCGTCGAAGTAGCGGCCGAAATCCTGAATGCGCTTGATGTAGTCCTCGTAGTCGGACACCTGCGGCATATTCAGGCCGCTGCTGGCGTCCAGCGCCGAACTCCAGAAGCTGTAGAAGGTATTGACCGGGATGCGCTCGAGATACAGCTTGTTCGACTCGATGGAATTTTTCAGTACCCAGGTGAGCAGGTCCTTGTTGACCCGCTCGGCCGCATTCAGCTGGCGGCTGTCCACCTTGTTGAGGCGCGCAACAAACGCCTCTTCCGCCTGCAGGCGGCGGCTGCGGTCCGCCGGTGCCACACCGGGCAGGCGGTCGCTGTACCCTTTCTCGCCCATGCGGCTGGCGGTGATGGGGTCTTCCCGCAGGCTGTATTGCCAGTGGTCGTCAATAATGGCCTGCAGCTGTGCCGACGCCGTGGCGGCGTGTGCGGCAGGCGCGACCAGTGCGGTCACAAGCAGGAAAAAAGACCACAGCCGCACAGGCTGTGTCAGGAACCGTCGGAACATGATGTATCTCTCCGAAATGCACAATCGAGCGTAGTGATTTTGCGCACGACTGTACCACGGCCACACGTGATAGAGAGGCCCCGCGGAAGCGCCCCGGGGCTAAACGACGGCTGCGCTCGACCAACCGGTGGCGCGTAGAGAAATATCCTGTGAATCGCGGGTTGGCCCGGCACAAAACCGGGCCAGTGCTGGTTTCGGTGTTAGCCGATACTCTTGATCAGGCCACCCTCGGCCCTGACGCTCGCGCCATTCACCGCAGCACTCAGCGGCGACGCCAGGAAGGCGACCACCGCGGCGATTTCGTCCGGCTCGATAAAGCGCTGTAGCAGTGAATCCGGCTCCGTCTCCCGGAAGAATTCCCCCACAAACTCATCCTCGGATTTTCCCTGCCCCGCGGCACTCTCCTTCAGCCACTGGCTGACCCCCTCGGTGCGTGTCGGCCCGGGCAGTACCGAATTGACCGTGACATTGTTGCCGCAGCCCCGGGTCAGGTTCGCCAACCCCCGCCCCATCACGATCTGCGCGCCCTTGGTCACCGAATAGTGCACCATGCTTTCCAGCCCGCGCATGCCGGCCTCACTGGCGATATTGATAATGCGGGCAAAATCCTGCTCCAGCATTTTGGGGAAAAAGTGCCGGCTGAGGCGCACGGTACTCAGCACATTGATGTCGAGGAAGCGACGCCACTCTTCGTCAGAAATCTCGGCAAATGGCTGGGGATTGAAGATCCCCATATTGTTCACCAGTACGTGCAATGGGCCGTGCTGTTCGATTTCACCGCACACCCGTGCGCTGTCTTCGGCGTCGGCGAGGTCGCCGTCGATGGCGATCACCTCGCCGAGGCCCGCCAGCTCCTGCGCCACCTCCGCGGTGCCCGAGCGTCCGTTGATGATTACCCGGGCGCCCTCTGGCAGCAGCGCTTCGGCAATGGCCCGCCCGATGCCTTTGGTGGAACCGCTGATAAATACCAGTTTGCCATCAAGCTGCAGATCCATTGCACTTCCTTCCCTGTTGCTGAACCGTGTATCGCACCGTCGGTGACGACCTGTGTTAGCGGGGCTGCGCCGGCCGGCGGCCCCACTACTGAGCGTAGACTCAGCGCTGCAACCCGGGTACTGCCTGCGCCCTTTTTGCCCCCGCGCACCAGCGCCGTGCACTGCCGCCCAGCGCAACCACTCAGCCCTGCCAGCCCTCCTTTCACCGACTTATTACTTTACAAACCCGCGCCAACGCGATTACCTATCCGGCTAAACCACTGTGATCCAGCGGTAATAACCCGATAACAATAAGCAGGCATCCCGCCGCAGCCCCCGTATCCCGGCGGCACAGCTGGCGCAGGTATGCGGGGAGGACAATGGATAGAAGACGCTTCATCAAACTCGCCGGCGTCGGTGCGGGTGGAATTGCGCTGCCCCTCTATGGCGCGCAGGTTTCCGCCGAGCAGCTGATCAATGGCGGTATGGACGTGGGCAGAAAGAAAGCCCTCTCCGACATCGTTCTGAATGCCGCGCGCAAGGCCGGCGCCAGCTATACCGATGTGCGCATCGGCCGCTACCTCAACCAGTTCCTGCTCACCCGCGAAGCCAACGTCGAAAACATCGTCAATACCGAGTCGTTCGGCGCCGGCATCCGGGTGATTGCCCAGGGCACCTGGGGCTTCGCCGCCACCAATGATCTCACCGAGGACGGGCTGGCCCGTGCCGCGCGCCAGGCCGTGGCAGTGGCCAAGGCCAATGCCCGCTACCAGACCGAGCCGGTGCAACTGGCGCCGGTGAAGGGCGTGGGCGAGGTTTCCTGGCAGACTCCCATCATGAAGAACGCCATCGAGGTGCCCATCCGCGAAAAGGTGGACTTCCTGATGGACGTGAACCAGAGCGCGCTGAACGCCGGTGCCAGCTTTATCAATTCTGCCCTCTACCTCGTGAACGAGCAGAAATACTTCGCCTCCAGTGACGGCTCCTACATCGACCAGGATATCCACCGCCTGTGGGCGCCGATGCAGGTCACGGTGGTGGACAAGGACAGTGGCCAGTTCAAGACCCGCGACGGGCTGAGCACGCCGGTGGGCATGGGTTACGAGTACCTCGACGGCCGCGCAGCCGACAAGATCGCCGGCCCCACCACCCTGTACAAAGACTCTTACGATATGGCGGAGGATGCGGTACTGGCGGCGGAACAGGCCAAGGTCAAGCTGTCGGCCAAATCCATCGACCCCGGCAAGTACGACCTGGTACTGGAGCCGATGCACCTGCGCCTGACCATCCACGAATCCGTGGGCCATCCGCTGGAGCTCGACCGGGTACTGGGCTACGAGGCCAATTACGCGGGCACCTCCTTCGCTACCCTCGACAAATGGCGCACCGGCAAGTTTCAGTACGGCAGCGACAGAGTCAACTTCTTCGCCGACCGCACGCAACCGGGCTCACTGGGCGCCGTGGGCTACGACGACGAAGGGGTCAAGGCGAAGCGCTGGGACCTGATCAAGGACGGCGTGCTGGTGAACTACCAGGCCACCCGCGACCAGGTGCATATGATCGACCAGAAGGAATCCCACGGCTGCTCCTACGCCGATAGCTGGTCCAGTGTGCAGTTCCAGCGCATGCCCAACGTCTCCCTGGCACCGGGTAAGGAAAAGTACTCGGTGAAAGACATGATCGGTGACGTTGAAAAAGGCATTTATATCGTGGGGCGCGGTTCTTACTCCATCGACCAGCAGCGCTACAACTTCCAGTTTGGCGGGCAGCTGTTTTACGAGATCAAGAACGGGGAAATTGTCGGCCAGGTAGAAGATGTTGCCTACCAGTCGAACACACAGGAATTCTGGAATTCCTGTAGCGCGATCTGTGACAGCAGCGATTACCGCCTCGGCGGTACCTTCTTCGATGGCAAGGGCCAGCCCAGCCAGGTCAGTGCTGTTTCCCACGGGTGCGCGACCACGCGCTTCGACAACATTAACGTGATCAATACCAAACGTAAGATCGGCTAAACGGACAACAATAAATTTTTGGAGCAAACAAGATGGCCATTTTATCCAGAAGTGAAGCCAAAAAAATTCTCGACAAGGTACTGAAATACAGCAAGGCGGAAGGGGCCAGTGCGCAGCTTTCCGGCGCTGAGACCGGCAATATCCGCTATGCGCGCAACAGTGTGTCCACCAGCGGTATCGTCAACGATATCGAGCTGGCGGTGGAAGCGCGCTTCGGTAAGAAATCCGGCATTGCCACCATCAACGAGTTCAGCGATGCATCGCTGGAAAAAGTCATGCGCCGCGCCGAAGAGCTGGCCAAGCTTTCTCCGGATAACCCCGAAGCCATGCCACTTCTGGGCGAACAGAAATACATGGCCGTTGACGGCTTCGCCAAGTCCACCGCCAATATCACGCCGGACCAGCGCGCCAAGGCCGCAGCCGATTCCATCAAGGCGGCGATGAAAAAGGACGTGGTTGCCGCAGGCTACCTGGAAGACGCCCGCGCCTTTGCCGCCGTAGCCAACACCAAAGGCTTGTTCGGCTACCACGCCTCCACCTCGGCCAATTTCACCGTCACCATGCGCACCGAAAACGGCCTCGGCTCCGGCTGGGCGCAGAGCGATGTGACGGACTTCGGCAATATGAATACCGCCTCCAGCTCGGAAGTGGCCATCGACAAGGCCGTTCTTTCCCAGGAAGCGCGCGCACTGGAGCCAGGCAAGTACACCGTAATTCTGGAGCCCAGCGCGGTATCCGGCCTCGTGGCTTACATGATGGGCAACTTCGATGCGCGCAGCGCCGACGAAGGCCGCAGCTTTATGAGCAAGAAAGGTGGCGGCAACCGCATTGGCGAGAAGATGTTCGACAAGCGCGTGCACCTGTATTCCGACCCCGCTGACCAGAACGTGCCGGTGCAGCCCTGGTCCGATGAAGACTATATGGCGATGCAGCGGGTAGACTGGATCAAAGATGGCGTGGTGCAAAACCTGCCGTGCAGCCGCTACTGGGCGGAGAAATCCAAGGGCACCGCGATGCCCGGCCCGAACAACCTGATCATGGTGGGTGGCGACAAGTCCACCGACGAACTGATCAAGAAAACCCGCCGTGGCGTGCTGGTCACCCGCACCTGGTATATCCGCATGGTCGACCCACAGTCCCTGTTGCTGACCGGGTTAACCCGCGACGGCACCTTCTATATCGAGAACGGCAAAATCAAATACCCGATCAAGAATTTCCGGTTCAACGAAAGCCCCGTCATCATGCTCAACAACATCGAAGACATGGGCCGCCCGGAGCGCGTCAGCATGTGGGGTGGCCCGGCCATGATTCCCGCGCTGAAAGTGCGCGATTTCACCTTCAGCAGTCTGTCCGACGCCGTTTAATCACTACTGCAGAAAAATAATAGGAGCGAACAATGGATCGAAGAAAATTTCTGCAGTTGGGCGGCGCCGGTCTCGGTGTGTCCATGCTGCCACTGTCTGGCAATGTGATTGCCGAAAGCCAGCTGACCCAGAGCGGACTGGATATCGCGGTTAAAAAAGAACTCGCCGATGCCGCCCTGAATACTGCCACCAAACTGGGCGCCTCTTACGCGGATGTGCGTATCGGCCGTTACCTCAACCAGTACGTCATCACCCGTGAGATGAATGTGCAGAACGTGGTGAATACCGAGTCCATCGGCACCGGTGTGCGCGTGATCGCCAACGGTACCTGGGGCTTCGCCGCCACCAACGATTTGACCAGCGACGGCATTGCCCGCGCCACCGCGCAGGCAGTTGCTACCGCCAAGGCCAATGCCCGATACCAGCAGGAGCCGGTGCAACTGGCCCCGGTAAAAGGTCACGGCGAAGTCAGCTGGAAAACCCCGATCCAGAAAAATGCCATGACTATTCCACTGGCAGAAAAGGTCGACCTGCTGATGGAAGTCAACAAGTCGGCACTGGATGCCGGGGCCAGCTTTATCAACTCCATGCTGTTCCTGGTGAACGAGCAGAAGTACTTTGCCTCTACCGACGGTTCCTACATCGATCAGGATGTACACCGCCTGTGGTCGCCGTTCAGTGTCACTGCGGTTGACAAGAAAGATGGCGGGTTCCGCACCCGCGACGG
This genomic interval from Microbulbifer sp. Q7 contains the following:
- a CDS encoding SDR family NAD(P)-dependent oxidoreductase, with protein sequence MDLQLDGKLVFISGSTKGIGRAIAEALLPEGARVIINGRSGTAEVAQELAGLGEVIAIDGDLADAEDSARVCGEIEQHGPLHVLVNNMGIFNPQPFAEISDEEWRRFLDINVLSTVRLSRHFFPKMLEQDFARIINIASEAGMRGLESMVHYSVTKGAQIVMGRGLANLTRGCGNNVTVNSVLPGPTRTEGVSQWLKESAAGQGKSEDEFVGEFFRETEPDSLLQRFIEPDEIAAVVAFLASPLSAAVNGASVRAEGGLIKSIG
- a CDS encoding TldD/PmbA family protein, which translates into the protein MAILSRSEAKKILDKVLKYSKAEGASAQLSGAETGNIRYARNSVSTSGIVNDIELAVEARFGKKSGIATINEFSDASLEKVMRRAEELAKLSPDNPEAMPLLGEQKYMAVDGFAKSTANITPDQRAKAAADSIKAAMKKDVVAAGYLEDARAFAAVANTKGLFGYHASTSANFTVTMRTENGLGSGWAQSDVTDFGNMNTASSSEVAIDKAVLSQEARALEPGKYTVILEPSAVSGLVAYMMGNFDARSADEGRSFMSKKGGGNRIGEKMFDKRVHLYSDPADQNVPVQPWSDEDYMAMQRVDWIKDGVVQNLPCSRYWAEKSKGTAMPGPNNLIMVGGDKSTDELIKKTRRGVLVTRTWYIRMVDPQSLLLTGLTRDGTFYIENGKIKYPIKNFRFNESPVIMLNNIEDMGRPERVSMWGGPAMIPALKVRDFTFSSLSDAV
- a CDS encoding TldD/PmbA family protein — translated: MDRRRFIKLAGVGAGGIALPLYGAQVSAEQLINGGMDVGRKKALSDIVLNAARKAGASYTDVRIGRYLNQFLLTREANVENIVNTESFGAGIRVIAQGTWGFAATNDLTEDGLARAARQAVAVAKANARYQTEPVQLAPVKGVGEVSWQTPIMKNAIEVPIREKVDFLMDVNQSALNAGASFINSALYLVNEQKYFASSDGSYIDQDIHRLWAPMQVTVVDKDSGQFKTRDGLSTPVGMGYEYLDGRAADKIAGPTTLYKDSYDMAEDAVLAAEQAKVKLSAKSIDPGKYDLVLEPMHLRLTIHESVGHPLELDRVLGYEANYAGTSFATLDKWRTGKFQYGSDRVNFFADRTQPGSLGAVGYDDEGVKAKRWDLIKDGVLVNYQATRDQVHMIDQKESHGCSYADSWSSVQFQRMPNVSLAPGKEKYSVKDMIGDVEKGIYIVGRGSYSIDQQRYNFQFGGQLFYEIKNGEIVGQVEDVAYQSNTQEFWNSCSAICDSSDYRLGGTFFDGKGQPSQVSAVSHGCATTRFDNINVINTKRKIG
- a CDS encoding sulfite exporter TauE/SafE family protein — translated: MTVISSSPLFWGLALLGVVLTGISKSGFAGGAGVVAVPLLALVLPVETAVALMLPILLIMDGRTIAYYWQHRNAQELKKLLPAAVLGIALGGWLLAWVSPFALTLSLGVLSLLFAFWQKLAPLAARLPGSAWLWGSTAGLTSTLIHAGGPPLNMYLIGRGLPKLTWLATAGVVFGVMNLVKLVPYTLAGLWSRELLVTALVLSPVAYLGVYLGYRVQRLLDERAFLRICRWLLALSGAALLFKALA
- a CDS encoding pirin family protein, which codes for MLYLRRADERGKANFGWLDSRHSFSFGHYYDPKHMGISALRVINDDTVAPGAGFDTHGHRDMEIISYVLAGAIEHKDSMGNRFVVPAGEVQRMTAGTGLTHSEFNHSTSEPLKFLQIWIIPNQRDLTPGYEQKAIAQNGALTPLVTPDGANGSLTVHQDAAISRLQLAPGETIDLTADKGVGYLHLIDGGVGVNDGELAAGDGLGVMEETLQLTADAEGVSALWFDLPRTPG
- a CDS encoding DUF885 family protein; amino-acid sequence: MFRRFLTQPVRLWSFFLLVTALVAPAAHAATASAQLQAIIDDHWQYSLREDPITASRMGEKGYSDRLPGVAPADRSRRLQAEEAFVARLNKVDSRQLNAAERVNKDLLTWVLKNSIESNKLYLERIPVNTFYSFWSSALDASSGLNMPQVSDYEDYIKRIQDFGRYFDENLANMRAGIADGFVLPRIVVQGIAPTVRAQVYADPTESSLYEPFTDLPDNFPASEKQRLQKAAAAAIREHAIPAFDRVATFLEGDYMNAASESLAAEDLPGGEDYYRHAIRTYVTLDMAPADIHKIGLAEVKRIREEMNQLIAESGFDGGFDEFTEFLRTDPQFYAETPRELLKEASYIAKRIDYRLPEFFGKLPRLPYGVVPVPDEIAPNYTTASYNPAAIGGTRGGAYWLNTHALDQRPMYELVALTLHEAAPGHHLQGALSQELENVPDFRRGLYLSAYGEGWALYTERLGVEMGVYENAYQQFGRLSYEMWRAARLVIDTGIHSQGWTRQQALDFLADNTSLSKANVRAEVDRYISWPGQALSYKMGEIKIRELRAKAEKALGDRFDLRAFHDAVLANGALPMEMLEVQMDRFIAAKQ